One window of Hymenobacter sp. BRD128 genomic DNA carries:
- a CDS encoding RNA polymerase sigma factor, giving the protein MTTAAGQDQQIQTAVREQRGRLLRFIERRVPDPDEAEDILQDVFAELVESYRLLKPVEQAAAWLFRVARNRIIDRYRRVPAQRTVSLDAPLGASDGDEPTRLLQDVLPAPDDSPENRLLRETIMDALSDALAELPAEQRQVFVWHELEDKSFNDMVAETGVPLKTLISRKHYAVKHLRKRLQKLYDELFTD; this is encoded by the coding sequence ATGACAACCGCCGCCGGCCAGGACCAGCAGATTCAAACCGCGGTGCGCGAGCAGCGCGGCCGCCTGCTGCGGTTTATTGAGCGGCGCGTGCCCGACCCCGACGAGGCCGAAGACATTCTGCAGGATGTCTTTGCCGAGCTTGTCGAGAGCTACCGGCTGCTCAAGCCCGTGGAGCAGGCAGCCGCCTGGCTCTTTCGGGTAGCCCGCAACCGCATCATTGACCGCTACCGGCGCGTACCGGCCCAGCGCACGGTGTCGCTCGACGCGCCGCTCGGGGCTAGCGACGGCGACGAGCCCACCCGCCTGCTGCAAGACGTGCTGCCCGCCCCCGACGACTCGCCCGAAAACCGCCTGCTGCGCGAAACCATCATGGATGCCCTCAGCGATGCGCTGGCCGAGCTGCCGGCCGAGCAGCGCCAGGTGTTCGTGTGGCACGAGTTGGAGGATAAGTCGTTCAACGACATGGTGGCCGAAACCGGCGTGCCGCTCAAAACGCTTATCTCACGCAAGCACTACGCCGTGAAGCACTTGCGCAAGCGCTTGCAGAAACTCTACGACGAGCTATTCACCGACTAG